The stretch of DNA aaattaaattgtacgtcattgtttagaaaataaatttagatcTAATAGGTTCATCAATTGCGTAATAGAAACGTATTAAATGTTCATGACTTCTAACAAGATGACATCATAAATGtgaaacaataatttattgtaGCTGTAGTGCATGTTATACGCAATCagttttgtaattaaatcattCCTTTGCATATAAAAATGATGAcatcagtaaaaaaaaagttatttcctcttttaattattgtgaTTCATCCTTGAAAGAAATCCACCTTTAGACCTACAAGTCCAGTATTAGCTTTCCCACTTTAAATGAACTTTTTAGTTGTAATTtcagctgtgattcttttttcatattttttaaatctttttacaaaactttagtCAATGAACCATAACTAGCTCTtaaacaaaattcttcttttaaataaaaaaattaacgttttACTATCAGATTCAGATCTTTAAAGacgtaaaagaaattatattgtttttcttcttaactttCAACTGTTTCTCATGATAAAACAGTTAATTGTTCCACGTGCAAAAAACCAACGAGTAAAtggtgagaagaaattttcaataaaaagattttatagaACAATACAATTTTTGCTCTTTGCAATTATTCGACCACCCAACTATAAAAGCATGTAGACAAACCTTCAGAACTTCAGTCTAATTCTGACTTCAGAGCTACCAGAGTTActtaaatttgaaagaatcctttttgaaagaaattcaataacaaAATGAAGGTTCCTAAATATTTGGATAGAGATTTTTTGAGAACAGTGCTTAGGAATGGATTCAATACGACTGATGATTTTGATATTGTGGCAATGAAAGTGGAAATTGGAACATCTCCCGGTGATAACTACACCAGCACCATATACCGCGTCTTCCTGACTTTCGTTGACAGTGGAAATTGCgagagaaatattcaatttctcGTGAAACATCTCACAGAACAAGTAGCAACGTTGGTGGATTTTatggatttatttgaaaaagaaatcatcatGTTGAAGGAAATTGTGCCACGATTGCAGAGGAGAATGAATGGAGCTAAATTTTCAGCGAggtaagaatttattttatggaaaagtctttaatttgggagatttataaattttgtttcgtaaaaaaaagcGCCCTTACGTGTTTTTACGCCGAAAGCCCCCTATTACTTTtccaaaagaagaattttaccTTCTGTATGAGAAATTTCACGTTTTATGAGAAATcctacattttaaataatttttagtacaaaaaaatactttttagaaCTCTTAGTCATGAcacatttcacatttttaagaaaaaatgatattttagctgtgttccAACACTAAAAATAGAGaggaatattctaaataaaattcctgaaaagaataaatttacacATTTAGGGAAAAAGCACAAGAAATTATTTAGgtctaaaaaaattagtacATTTACATCCTCTCTTTTAGCAAAGacacatttaaatttttaaagaaaaaaaatgatattttaattgagtTCAAAGATTGAAAACGTAAAAAATAGGAATCTTCTAAGTTcgtaaaaagaataaattaacaacacaagaaaaactaaaatatcccttgatctaaaaatttagtacatttaaATCCTCTCTTTTAGCAAAGACacatttaagattttaaaggataaaaatgatattttgatTGAGTTCAGAGATTGAAAACGTAAAAATAGGAATATTCTaagttctttaaaagaaataacacgtttttgaagaaaacacaaaaatcccttgatctaaaaatttagtacattaaaaatcttttatcttttagCCAAGACACTCTtcgttttttaaagaaaaatatttcttttgcattcaGATACTACTACCACTGCCGTCCTGGCCCTCAAACGAAGGTTCTAGCAATGGAAGACCTCAAGGAGCTGCAATATCAAATGGCACAGCGACGAGAAGGTCTTGATTTTGAACATTGCCGCATTGCTCTGCGGAAATTGGGTCAAATGCATGCAGCATCAATGGCACTGGTCGATGAGGATCCCAGCCTTAtggataaattcaattttggaaTGTTTCACGGTTCTGTAAGCAATCCCGGACAGATACAGCTATGCCTCCCACTTAGCTTCCCCTTGCTgtgtgaaagggttaaaatgtgGAAAGGATTCGAGGGGATTTATCGCAAATTGAATCGAATGAAGGAGAATTTCTGGCCAATGATGTATGAGAGCACATCAAGGAAGCACGATGGCTACAGAGTTCTAACTCACGGTGATTTCTGGACCAATAATTTCCTTTACAAATACAACGAGACCTCGGGAAAACCCATTGATGTACtctttgtaagttttttttattgtgaaaattcctcaagaatccggaaatttaaagatttttcatgaaaatttcattgtagGTCGACCTTCAGCATTCCTGCTACACTTCCCCTGCAAATGATCTTCAATACTTTCTCAGTATAAGCCCACAGAATCACGTGCGTGAGCAACATAGAGAAGAACTCGTGCGAATTTACTACGAATCATTCGCAGCAACGCTCTATGAGTTGAATTATAGCAAAATCCCCACATTTGCCCAACTACAGGATGAAATGCGGAAGAAGGAAATGCTTGGCTTCTTCGCGGCGGTCTTTGTCCTCCCAATTGCCCTAATGGAAGAACAATCTTCCCAAGGAAGTGGACTCGATGGACTTATGGACGAAGAGGCACGAAAAGAAATGACGTGGCTCATGATTTCCGGAAAATCCTACACCGAAGCTATTAAACCCATTCTAAAACGTTGTGATAACCTCGGAGTGTTTGACCTCCAACCATATCAAGGTGATTCTAACTACTAACAGTAAGTAAATAAGTTTAATAAGCTCAAAAGTCTCCTAATGCTGTTTACacatcaattaattatttaaaatggaaataaaatgtttagaaCCTTTATAGGGTCCAAAGTTTAgacaacaaaattaattcaaaaattaattaattaaataaataaaaaactttgtaaacaatatattcaataaaaattattagataAGCAAATCtaatgagaaattgaaataaaaattcttggaagaatttttttttaaatcctatatctgactttaaaaaaataaactaggTGACAGACTGACGAAATTACTGagcaaacagaaaaaaaatactttgaacTTCGAACTGAATCTTTTCTCTTTAGTGTGCCCATTTGTGCTCACGAGTATACTtaagatttattgaaaatcattaaagtgGTCAAGAATTGGGTACTACTTAAAttgtaaaggagtttattcaggccagtatgaaagatgatcctctatcgcagaacaattttaacccattccatcttgtagaggatcaaaaaacattgaagaatcgcgagagaaactccccaaaatccactgggatcacatcgaaaagtgcaaataaaaattgcaaaaaaattcaaatattgcgacgccatttgacgtttttttccctataaaaaatgtttcaaaagttttctgtagacttgtcgctcattttctgtagagtttttttctagtcaaaataaatgtttattttttcgtttctggagtgatttctacatctgaatcaggtgATCCACTGCAAAATGAAGCTGAGGGAGGTTGATAGAACCAGCCCcttgcaaatcaaaacaaatctttttacatttttttgagcCTCTTCGGCAGTGAGAATTTTAGCAAATCTGACCGAGTTGAATCCCATCTAGCGCAAtatacctgattcagatgtagaaatcaatATAGTAGTCAGTATCCGGAAACATTCGACGGAGTCATCAAGCAAATCATGACCAGCACGGAAGACATTTCTGAGAGTCGCAGAACTGCCCTCAAAGTTATTCTGGGATTCCTCCTGAAAGTCTCCTTCCGTGAATTGGACGGATTGGAACACTGAGCaagtccacaaaatcttcCTCACTGTCTTCCCATACATCTTCCCCAAGAGCAATGACTTCCTGGAGCtgacaaaagtgattctcaactctcattttgcctctcagagATTTTTTCTGCAGAATACCCATGAGGTTTTGCTGGAGATATTGGGACTTCCGGAAGCGAAAGATTTGCTTCGACACATtcaaattgaatcaatgggcAGTGAACAGAGATTCTATGCCCTCTCCCTTGTTACATCCGCTCTTGAGGAGGCTGCAATGTCAAGAAAGACATCCGGAAGTCTCTTGAAATTATTCTCAGCAATAAACTCTCAATGagtttgttttctcagtgctttgagagtatcattagatgcacagacttccaaggagcagaagatttcacagattcagatgtagaaatcactccagaaacgaaaaaataaacatttattttgactagaaaaaaactctacagaaaatgagcgacaagtctacagaaaacttttgaaacattttttatagtgataaaaacgtcaaatggcgtcgcaatatttgaatttttttgcaatttttatttgcacttttcgatgtgatcccagtggattttggggagtttctctcgcgattcttcaatgttttttgatcctctacaagatggaatgggttaaaattgttctgcgatagaggatcatctttcatactggcctgaataaactccttttaccATTTTCCGTCGAAATCATCAATACATCAAGTCTCTTTTAATACGTTTCAATTCCGGGGAAAAACTTCATAAAATTTGAccttttttctaattaaaatcgAACAAACTTCTGAATTTTtcagtgtaaaaaaaaagaataataaagagtttaacgttttttataatttgctttgaaatatttcttatgtGATGCTGATTTCgactcaaaaattaaagaatattaattaatttaacattttaatacTTTCATGTCAAAATGAGTCTGATTTATCACTAATtctgtagagaaaaatcagtCAGATAGCTTAACTATCTTAGTACTAAGTAGatcaaaaaattagaataagaTTTAAACAgttctttaattgaattaactgatatatttaaatttttcaacgtCAAAAAATGCTATAAGTCAAACAGCTTAATTCTGTATCAAgttcaaataattcaaattcatttattcCTAAAATTGTGGGTGCTAGATACAGAATATTTCTATATTCTTTCTAGCTCCCTACATGTGCttaaatattacatttatcactcttaaaaaaaaatctgttaatTTAACAGAAATAATTGTCAAATATCTTCCATCTATTTATTTCTGTTAAAACTTCGGTCATTTTGTCATTATgtcaatttttctcaagtaCTTCGGTCGTTTTGACCAGTTGAAATGGTGGAAGCTCGTCACTTAATATACTTTGATCTGTTTGATCAATTTCAGTGTTGTTTGTTTGTTATCGATAAACTTTTGTTAAATCAactgatttaattttctaaactaTCCTTTCGCTGAATAACTTCTGCTCTTTTGACTGTTTCATTCTGTTATTTTAACACATAGAGGACcgaacacttttttttacctacgcggaggatcaaaatTGTCACAGTGTCCATCATAATAAAAAggtcaaatattaaatgttttgttaatTGTATATCTGCTTATTGAatgaggatcgaaagtttgaTTAATTCTTAATCTATTTCAAGTATTATTGTActcaatttctaaataatttatcaaaaaaattaataatgaaaaacagTTGCGTagaatcaatgcaaaattgccatttcaaatcaatttttttgctacaatttTGCCGATTTTCCTAATACGTCTGAATAATCACTTCCTTCAGTTCTCTAAGTAACTATCTGATCACTTCCGGCATAAATATGAGTTCACACTAATGATTTTCATCGCAGAAAAGTGAATAAGAGATCCTGATTTGGAAAATacggggaaacataacctcaaaaagctgtcaaaaatgtatgagaatttGAATGGCCACTGTGTCCATTAtcatcctccgcgtataatttcgactttgaccttaattatcttataaaaagaaagatattttccggtttttctttcacctaactaaaagtaattgaaattccctacacatagacgtgataattatcacgataggtctaatacattttaatctatgacaATTTAAAAAGCCGAAATAGCCACGGTGTCcacaaaaatcctccaagtgttaaccTGTTGATTTCactgttttgaaaatttgtccAAATAACTTTAgtctttttgaataattaaatcaacgtttttttttatccctttaCTCTTGTCAACTTCGCTCAAAGCACCAATCAAAGgggatttatttgaataaaaatcttcggattattcgttacgatccggattattcgtcaaggtttggattattcttcaaaatatgGATTTTTCGTTattattcggattatttgtcaGAACGATTAGAACAATTCGTCAAGAAGATTCGGATTAATCATCAAGAAGGTCAGACTATTTATCAAAATacggattattcgttaagattcggaTAATTTGGCAAAATAATCGAAATAATAAGCGAAATATTAATATGGCAACAGTTACAATAactgaaagtcaatcataacgcgtccagttataagagttggtgtcccacaacgtgtagaagtttgtttatgcgttataatgcgatttgtgagcagaagtaggcaaagttgattttttttcgtgaaattcagtaatttgattcataaaaatggtcatatctctggttctataacacctacagaaacttcttgactagttatggaaagatcttaaaataagctagaatatgggataaattttgatacttttcaaggtcacctctagaacacaaaatggcggctttttgttttaccaaaacagtttttcgtatttttcgtcctcaaaaaatggttctagaggtttctaatgttctag from Lutzomyia longipalpis isolate SR_M1_2022 chromosome 4, ASM2433408v1 encodes:
- the LOC129795938 gene encoding uncharacterized protein LOC129795938, whose product is MKVPKYLDRDFLRTVLRNGFNTTDDFDIVAMKVEIGTSPGDNYTSTIYRVFLTFVDSGNCERNIQFLVKHLTEQVATLVDFMDLFEKEIIMLKEIVPRLQRRMNGAKFSARYYYHCRPGPQTKVLAMEDLKELQYQMAQRREGLDFEHCRIALRKLGQMHAASMALVDEDPSLMDKFNFGMFHGSVSNPGQIQLCLPLSFPLLCERVKMWKGFEGIYRKLNRMKENFWPMMYESTSRKHDGYRVLTHGDFWTNNFLYKYNETSGKPIDVLFVDLQHSCYTSPANDLQYFLSISPQNHVREQHREELVRIYYESFAATLYELNYSKIPTFAQLQDEMRKKEMLGFFAAVFVLPIALMEEQSSQGSGLDGLMDEEARKEMTWLMISGKSYTEAIKPILKRCDNLGVFDLQPYQGDSNY